AGCGCCAGCCTGGAGACGTGGCAGCGCCAGAGCCAGGCAACGGCCGAGACcctcagcacagcaagcaggaccCAGCCTGGCACAGCCTGTTGCCATGGAGACTGCTGGGACCTCAAAGCCAGCTCCTCACAGCAGGGCCTTCCCTAGGCAGGGGGGCAGCCAGGACTGGAGgggtcccctccacctcccatgcACCCTGGAGTCTGGGCCAGCCCCCCAGCTGATGCAGGGGCTCCATGGGGCTGAAATgcagcccccccccgcacctcatgGGGCTAAGGCAAACTGCAGCTGTGTGCCCcttggcagggcagggcctgggcatgGGCAGCTAGAAGGAACAGCCTCCCCCTGGGCTTTCCTTTCTTGGCAGAGCTGGGTCCTAAAGGGCTCTAACCCTGGGCCCCCAGGCCCGTTTCTGGGCCCCcatgccagccccagcagcttcGGCTCCCTGTCAAACAGCCACCAGAGGGAGCCGATTCCTTTGGGGGGTCCCCAGGCTCCCCCTTGGGGGCGCGCCTCTCGGAAGCTATTTATTTGTACAAAGAAAGGGttatttttgaaattaaatctATGTTTTATGGTAAAGTGTCAGTAATAAACAAACCCCGCAAGGCGCCAAAGAGGGGCAGAGGGGATTTCACCCCGGGCATTGCAACCAGGGAACGCCCCCCCCACCTGGGGTTCTACCCCCCCAAGCATTTCAGTTGGGTGAGTTCCCCACCCAGGGTTCtaccaaccccccccaccccgggcatCTCAGCTGGGCGAGTCCCCCACCCAGGGTTCTACCCCTACCCCACATCTCAGCCAGGCGGGGGCCCCTCTTGGGGTTGTACACCCACCCCCCCCCGGGCATCTCAGCCAGGGGGCAGCTGGTGGTCTATAGCGCCTCCAGCAGGTGGTGAGCATCCACCATTCTTCACAGGCAAACTCCCCCCAGGGGCCCTTCACAGGCTGTCTGCCCTCCATCcacactccccctgcccctgctctcacacccctctccccagcctggccctgcctccccagccccatgAGAGGGTTCCCCTCCTCCCATGCTCTGGTGCTGCCTTCCGGGCTCGGGGAGCAGCTGTTAGCACCAGAGAGGTCATTTCCTCCAGGCCAAGGCCCAGCTGTCGGATGAGTGACGGAGCGTGCCGGCGCCACAGGGGCCTGCTCAGCCCGGGGGCACAGCCGCTCAGGCCTGCTGGGAATGACGCCGCTTGCCCACAGTATCAGAGACAgcatccccccccttccccacccccaacagctaTGTGGGCCCCTCAGTCAGCTCCTCAGGCATCCACTGCAGTCGCCTCTCACCGAGGGAGTGTGGGCTAGAAGTTagagccagggatggggggtctagactcctgggttctgtgggaAGGGGTGAGCGCTAGTCAGAGTTGGGGCGTGAGAGCCAGCACTCCTGGGCTCTCCTCCCAGCTAGAGCAGGGAatgttgcctagtggttagagcagggactgggctccaggactcctgggttctctgcagcTCTCCCAGTGACTCACTGCTCTCCTCCTTGCGCTACATGTGGGGAAAATGCAGACCTGCACCACGGGTGGGGGACTCAGGACATTAATGGCTAATACACTGAGCTCCTCCCTGGACAGGGCTGGCCGCGCAGAGCTCCGGGATTCTAGGGAAACCAGCCGGACACCTGGACCCGATTCCCCGAggcaccccactccctgcctggcCAGCCAGAACCCGGCGCTGTCCATACCTGCTAGGCCAGGAGCTGGGCAGCCCCACCTGCAGGGTACAACTCAGCACCCCAGGGCCATCCACCTCCCCAAACCGCCAATTCCTCAGCACAGCGAAAACAGAGAGAAAGGTAcccaccctgctgcaccccgcactgGCCTGATGGAGGAAGGACCCATGGGCAGCTCCCAgggagagcaggcagggagccacgCAGCCCTGCCATGCTGGCTGCCCCATCCAGCCAACCCTAGCACCATGTTgccttccaccacctccctggcggccagagctctTTGCGATCCCAGCCCATCACCTCCCCAGGGATCCCAGTGTGGTACCCAGAATGGGCACCgtgcatggggggaagggagcagggctcCAGGACTCCCTGGCTGGGCATGGGCATGGGCAAGGAGGTGCAGCTGGCAAGGGCCAGAGGCAAGGTGAGCCCCTTAGGCTGGCAGGTGGATGCTGCCCcagatttaaagggacaggcagcagcaggcaggaatgctgggaaatgctCCTTCAGAGCAGGAAGCACGGCCTAGCTGGACTGCTGGAAAGCCAGGAGCTCTGGGGGCTGACAGCTCTGGGGGCGAGGGCCAAGGACTGGGAGTCTGCAGGGCAATGGATCGGATCCCCACTGGGCCTGTCTCCTGTGGGTGACAGCCTGCCCTCTGACAGCCGTGGGCATTGCCCACAAAGGAGGGGGCGGGCCAAGCAGCGGGGGGCCAGGCTATCGAGGGGTGGGGCCTGCTAGGTGTTCCTCTCACCTCCTGCCAGGGCATCACACAAGGCCCTGGGCTACATGCCACATGCCAGGGAGCAATCCCACGTGGGCAGATGAGCGGGCAAGATGCCCCATGGTCCAAAGTGTGACGGGGCACTCTGCTCACCACatgcagtgcccccccccccccccccgcctggccgTTCTGGGGATTAGCGCTGCACGGCCAGCACCCCTTCCTGCGGTTGCACTCCGCCATGCTCCATCTGCGGCTCCTCTCGTTCCAGGAACCGCTGCTTCCTCTTTGTGTCTCAGTCCTCTGGCCGGgtcccaaagccctgccccatgACAGGTCTCAGGCAGTCGTCTCCGCCACAGCCCTAAGAGAGCCACTTCCCCAGAGGCCGCTAGGGGAACCTGGACCTGCCCACTACGCTGggctccagtccagggaccctgtttctccttctctgggctccttcctacaacTTCCAGTTCGTCTGCTCTGGGTGTGCCCGCTCCAACACCCTCCTTGCGGGGTGGGGGCTGCAAACTATTGAGCCCCCCCACCTCCAATGCATCGCCCTTCTCCCAGGGAGGAGCTGAAGCTTACTTCCcagcagcccctttctgctgccagcttcctggctttataagcccagcccagctcctcctgcagctggacTTCATCCGCCGCTTAGACCTTAGCACGCCCTGGCTTTCCTCAGGAGTCGCCTATTGGtgaatgggcctgattcaccccTTCAGGCCCTGTGTGGGGCGGATACCCCGTCGCACCAGCCCTTTCCACTGTGGTCCTCCAGAGACCCACCCCCAGGGCCATGTGTCATCCCAGCCCTGCCaacgctccctcccctcccctgccagctccCCAAATTCACAGCAGGAAATGGAGCTGAACCTCACAGAAAACTAACGCCAGCCAGTGCCAGGCAGCGGGCAGGCAGGGCAGCCATGGCTTGGCCGGGGTGCCCATCTGGAGCCCCACTGCTCAGCCTCCCGACCCTGTTGTCGGAGAGGCTGCAGTCAGCCCCGGGCGGGGGCTCTTTGTGGGGCCTGGGCATTGGTGGCCACAGTCACCCCCAGGTGAGCTCTCTGCATTGGGCTTGGAGCTGTTGCTTAGTACCGGTTGGAAGTGGCTGGTGTTAAGGGAGCAGCCCGAGGAGCTCTAAGATTTAATCATGgggatttttagtaaaagtcacggacaggtcacgggcaataaataaaaattcataaaCTCCAGgggtgcagctgctgctctggagcggggggctctggggcacccgctggtgctgggggggctccAGGGCACCCGCGGTGCTGGCCAAAGACTGCCTCTGTTGTGGCAGGGGTGGTGTGGCTGGCCCCGGGGCAGCCCGTGTTACTTGATCGGCCTTGGGGGTCAGTCGCACCTGCTGGCTGTAGAAGTCCCAGAAAGTCACcaaatccgtgacttccagagacctcagtGACATTAtctgccccggggctggagctcccagccagccccctgcagctcgcagccacggtggggggggggggggatcctacAGCTCCCAGCCATGGTGGGCAGCGAGGggaccccacagcagcccagcccctATGGGCAGTGGGAGACCCCAGAGCTTCCACTTGTCACAGGTGGCGGAGACCCCCCGGAGCCAGGCCGCCGGAGGGCATGCAGCTTGGCCCTGCGGAACAGACATCCGACCACGTCATGCCCATCCCGTCACAGCCCCACAGTGCCAGGGGCAGGAGCCGGCTTTAGGGGATAGGTGGGGGAATCTGTCCCTCATCCACCTGCCAGCAACTGCCTCTCACCCCAGTGAGTGCAGGAGCCTCCCCTCAGGTGCTACCCTGCGTCTCAGCCTGGCTGAATACTGGCTTAACCCTCGCCTCTCTGTGCCAGCTGAGAGCTCTCAGCGGCTGGGTGCCCGGGGACTGGTACACGACTACCTGGGTATGACAAAGCTGCCAGGGTTGCTGGAGCTTGGCACCTCGACGGGCACAGGCTGAGGCCCCGCAGGgtctggctgggctgggtttgctgCGGGGAGCCATGAAGCACTGGCCCCTGAAGGGCCAGCTCTGGAGTTGTGGGGGCCCAGTCCTGGGGGGTCCTTGGGGTCCAGCCCACTGCAGGGGGACACTCCCAAGGGACTGGTCAGAGGCCAGGGCTTAGACCAGACCATGCGGATCCATGACACCCTCATCTCCTGCCCAGGCTCAGTCTCCCCCTACCATGGCTGGGGGCTGCCGTTAGCCCGGTGGCCTGCCCCCCCGTGATGGGGTGGGTCATCTGCCACAGAGCCCGGCTAGGGGACTGGACTGCAGACGGAGCAGAGCAGCCCCATTCCCCAGGCCCAGTCCTGGGGggcctcccctcccgccccactgTCACACCAGGGCCCACTCCATGAGCTGATGGCTACCTAGCGCTGGGGCCGGGATGGGtgagctctgccccccagccgccccctcctgcccagcgCATACCACAAGCAaaccaagtccccgcccctggcatggggggtggggaagggattgAGTTGCTGCTATTTTCTtcctgtgtccccctccctcccccacctgctgctgTCCATCCACATTCCCAGCTCAGGCTTCCGACCTTCGCCACAAACCCAGGAGCCGGCGAGGGGCTGGCGGGGAGCAGGGGCGCGGCCAGGCACCAGCCCCCACGGAACATGGAGAGGCCGGCCCTGCGGCTCGCTCTGCTCTGGGCCGTCGCCCTGTCGGGTAAGGACGCGGGGCTGCCATTGaaaacaccccccaccctgcacctTCTGCTCCCCCCCACTCTGTTTCCGGCAGGGAGAACCGATGCTGTGGGCACCAATCGCACGGGGCAGGGTGGGAGCTTGGTGCAGGGGGCCTGACCGAGGCCAAGCCAGCCctccagctgtgggggaggggcacaggtcCTGGGGTGACCCCCACCCCAtagagcccccctccccgcctctttGGCTTTGGCCAGGTCTCCACCCCCtgccagggagggagcaccaggCTGGGGATCCGGCTGCCCGTCCATAATGCACTGACagtgcccctccccacacagtAGGCCCCCGGGTACTGCTGCCCCCTGGAGCCCACCTCCCCTCTGCCCACGGGCAGCCGGACGGGAACGGCTCATCCCCTGCTCCAGAGCAGAGCGCTCTGGAAtgcgccccggcctggccccagcaACGGGCTCACCAAACCCACCCTGATGCTAAACAGGCACCATCACAACaggcctcagggcggggggaaTGTATGTGGAGGGGCGTgggtgtgtgcacgtgtgtgtacaTACGTGTGCAGGGGTCAATACTCTCCTGGGAAGATCCTGTCTAATGTCCCAGCCTGGCCTGAGGAGCTGGTGCCCGGCCgtcaagtgcctaaatcccctgGGGGTGCAGCAAGCACACagccctggcggtggagggctgGTTATTCCCACAGCAGCCAGTCTCAGTGCTGGAGCCCAGCTGCGCCCAGAGGTGGGCCACGGCCATGCAGAGCCCTGTCCTAGGCTCCCAGCAGCCCAGTAAGGCCCTCACATGTGGGCAGTGCCATGTGCCCCTCTCACCCCTGCCAAGCCATTCCCTCTGCCCTCCAGGCCTTTCTGCCGCAACCTGGTCCATCCGGGGCAGGGCTTCTCCCTAGGTGGAAGGGGGCTGGGAAGTACATGCAGCAGGTGGAGGGTGTAacgatgctggctttggtgggacacttctgagagtatcaattcaggacaaattgcttagaacagggcagtcacagccccagGCTCGGATTTCTCCACTTCTAAGgccccaaaccagccaaacagagagaaccacaagtcatacaagcaattccctgagacactccagtttcccagtatcaccaccagtgccacttgttatggggatgaatggttatgaaaaccaatagcctagtaaaagaaaaagggttctctcgatcccaaagggcCAAGCCCTAGACCCAgctcaatatacaaatcagatcttacccgtaaatcacgctgttgccaatcttttagaatctaaaatggaaaggtttattcataaaacgaaaaagatagagatgagagttagaattggttaaatggaatcaattacatacagtaatggcacagttcttggttcaggcttgtagcagtgatggaataaactgcaggctcaaGATATCTCTGGAGtagatccccagctgggatgggtcattcagtttGTAGTaaggttcctccagaggtcagaagcaggattgaagacaagatggaggggtTTTCAGGGCTTTTTATATTCTCTACCCGTGGCAGGACCccttttgttcttactgtggaaaaatcacagcagcaagatggagtctggagtcacatgagcaagtcacatgcccatgcaggactcagtttgcaggccaacgccattgtttacatgttagtttgaagggtcccaggaaagctcagatgtggattggtgtctcccaaagttcattgtctgttAAGTGTGGGCGCTTACTGAGAATAGCCCTTtcttaagaagctgaccaaatgcttcactgaggctacttagaatctaaacacattgagatacaagtacataggcaatatccataacttcagctacaaaaatcacacacacacacacacacacacacacaatcataaccagcaaatcataaccttttcatagacacctcataCGACAAACTtggtacaatatttgctgcaaatatatgaaaaataaacaatacaGGAAATTTGAggcgtcagttattggtcattgggggtagcatacagagtataggggggaTGTTAGTGTTTTGGGGTTGGGCaccacacatagtatatacagaatgcaatgtccccaatgaggggggggggtaaccggtgggcgggatcaggaaacagccgataagcggtgagggtctatcacccatacaggAAGTAGAggcagtcatgggtataagtaagtgggctgggtaatggggatggggtgaccctcccgtggtgggattcagttaggttcggtgggttcaggggatatcacacacacacacacacacacacacacacacacacacacacacacacacacactcgcagtttatgtcaataacgtcacagagggGTCTCAGCATGGGGCAACGGCCAGGCACTCCAGCCCCATCGCTGCTGCAAGGGGTCACCTGCTCGGACTCAGCTAGTCCCCCTCCCGCTTGTGCCCCTGTCCCACAGGCGGCCTGGCCGTGAACCAGGAGGAGCGGCTCGTGAACTACCTCTTCGTGGAGAAGGGCTACAACAAGGAGCTGCGGCCCGTCACCAACAAGGACGACAGCGTCAACGTGGACCTGGGCCTGACGCTCTCCAACCTCGTCTCTCTGGTGAGCTTGGCAGGCATCTCGAGGGGCCTCCCGCCGCTCGGCTCACCAGATCCCGGGCCTGCCCCGGCCCGTGAGATCCTTAGAGCCCCTCCAGCTCGGGTGCGTTCTCAGCCCTGCAGGTCATTGGTCGGGAGGGGCTGATTGTGCCCACATGGCTGCTTTGGAGCCAGTTTGGGGAAGAACACAACGCACGTCCACCAGGGCTGAAATTCACCAGGGCTTTCTGCCCCTCCAGGGGCTCAGCGTGGCCTCTCTTTAAAGCCGGAGAGAGACCCGAGGCACTTATTGAGtgcctggcccagcccctcccagGTCCAAGGCCCCTCAGCTCAGCAGGACTTAGCCTGGGTTCCGATCTCAAGGCTCCTTGGGTTTGCGTCAGCACCACAGGTGCCAAACATGCATTTCCCCAAGCAATTGTTGACTCCGCTGGCGCCAAGCGGCGGGGCCGGGGCACACGCTGCGTCTCATTTCTACTTGGTGTCCTTCCAGAAAGAGGCCGACGAGACCCTCACCACTAACGTGTGGATTGATCACGTAAGTCAACCCCCTGCTGGGTTCTGAGTCCCCGGGGCCCGCCCACGTGGGGAGGGATTTCTCTGGGTGGGCTCCCAGTGCCAAAAGCCAACCCGCCGCCCAGTGCTCTGGGCATGTCATGTGATGCCTCCTCTCGCCAGGCCCCCTGGCGCCAAGACCCGGTGCTGcggcaccctgcctcagtttcccttttagGAACTCCGGTCAGTTCCCGCTGTGGAGGTGATGGCCCTCCAGCCACGCCACATTAGTgagtccaccccttccaggggATCCCAGTCCAGCTGTGAGTGGCCCCTCGCCCATCTCCTCTGTGCCGGCAGCCAAGTCCTTCTAGCTAAAGCAGAACTTCAAACAGTGCTCTTCCTtctcaggggagcaggtgcccACATCCGGTGCTGCTGCACCCTGCCCTTCATTCCATCACTGTGCCAGCTGAGGGCAGCTGGGCCAGGCTCTGTTCCTTGGCCTCTTCGCAGAGCCTGCCGGCCCGGGGAGGGGAGATCCGGAGCAcactggggtatgggagggggtccAGCCGCTGGGTGGAGGGTCCGTCCTGGACGCATGGTTTCCCGCAGAGCTGGACAGATTACAGGTTGCAGTGGAACAAGTCGGAGTTTGGTGGCCTGCAGATCCTTCGCCTGCCCCCGGATATGCTGTGGCTGCCCGAGATCGTCTTGGAGAACAAGTGAGTCCTGGCCTGGCTTTTCCCAGAGGACCCAGCCCATGGCACTGTCTTCGGGCCCTTGGCGAGATCGTCACAGACCCGCAGCTGGCAGAGCGAGGGCTCAGAGTGGGGGTCCCTCGCCCTGCGCCCGCCCACGAGGTAGCTCTGAGCCGTGGGGGCtgtgcccagcccagctctgggatggtTCCAAGTGGGCCGGGGAATCTGGCAGTGGGTGCCCAGCACCCAGATCTCGAATGCCCTGGCACTCGAATTCCTGCCCCAAGCAGGTGCCATCACCCTAGGGACAGCCGTGTCCGTGCTGGGGTGCCCAGAATTCTGATCACAGAGCCCACCCCACGGTGCAGGGGTCAAAGCCCCCCTTGGGCTTTCCCACACACTGGTCCTGGGTGCCAGAGTCCCCCCGTGACTCCTAGGGGCACAGAGTTTTCCCAGCTAGCCTAGAGACCCTCAGGGCTCCCCCGGCCATGCTGAGCTCCCCGTCAGCCCCGCTCGCGTCTCTGTTTGTGCAGCAACGACGGCTTCTTCCAGATCGCCTACTACTGCAACGTGCTGGTGTACAACTCCGGCTTCGTATACTGGCTGCCGCCCGCCATCTTCCACAGCGCCTGCCCCATCAATGTCAACTTCTTCCCCTTCGACTGGCAGAACTGCAGCCTCAAGTTCAGGTGAGGGGCTCACCCCGCCAGCTggaggcccagcccagccccagtgcccaCCACCAGGCCATGCCCAAAGAGCcagagccctttgaagtcaatggaaagatgcccATTAAAGTCACCCTGGCACTGTATCCTGGGCCGGATCAAACACCCATGGGGCAGCTTCCTGTTGGTCTCCCTGGGTTTTGGATCAGCTGTGACGAtactgcccgtgggagccagttgaagtcactcaattagggtgaactgcaaacagaacagggcagcgTAGCGAAGTGAGACGCACcagtgcggcgcctcctgctggtcgtcctgggaattagctcttcaccTCCGGAGGGAGTGCCGGTGTCTTGCCTGCTGCTGGCCcggtgtccctcctggaccccagtgcccctgtatctcagggttctgcccccagcagtacccccttactttgggtctcccctcccaggggaacccccaaccctctatccccaccttgcctcagtggcgaCTGCCAGTCATCAcatagcccccgctccctggggcagactgcagtctgtaaaccactgtaaacctggcaaggggggtttgaacCAGCTGCCTAACCCCAGGccacacctctgcagccccactaCCTTTGTAGGCCTTGCACAaggccagcagcctggggagttaccaggctggagctccccagctcctcttgcctctCCCCAGCCCTACTCTACTCAGATCCccttctctcccaggcagccagatCCCTCTCTCTCTACAGCTAAACAGAGACTAACTCAGCCCctagctcacagcccttttatagggccagccgTGGCCTGATTGgtgtgtggccccagctgtggctgcttccccaatcagcctggcctTTCACAGGAGTGGGGTTGCTGCCCCGCTAcaggcagacaaaccccaaaagctggtggatatcccaatacttagatttaccaagccagcccCAACCAGCTCctgtattacctcactggttattcAGAAGTCCAGACAATGGAGTTCCCTTAAAGtccccagcctcaggcctccgtccagacacacacgtcagatacgatgatgattactgaaaatcttatctcatcatattaaagaaaaggttcttccaatcccaaaggatcagccacacacccaggtcaattcAAAACTTAGATCTAATCCCAAATACACGCTGATagccaatccttattaactaaactaaaatttattgaaaaagaaaagagagagagtgttggttaaaagatcaatatacagacagacttgaattcgaTTCtggaggttcagatacatagcagaggtgagcttgtagttgccaaaagtccttttaaaaatagtccataggttatagtccaatgtccatattcagggtgacttcAGTcgatgactggggatctcaatccttgtggcttaaggtttccccctcttgaaacccaaagcagatctgagatgaagcaggatcatgtcccagggtttttGTATATTTCCCGCAGCCTTTTgacctgagaaaacaataggctttaACTTTCCTTCTCCTAAACATCCTGGCagttagcacagggtaattttaaacagttcagatccaggttaccacaaccttcaaagagacatagagacaataatactatttccctcaagtatCTTCCTAAATGGTAATATtcccttttttgatctttgaatcaaagccatagcaatagacaagacttgtttgcttacatcccaagacctgagcaaacatctccccttctacctctaacaacgcggctgcatttcaaagctctattcatttacagatcttcctaactaGTCTTTAAAGTTCGGCCAcgggtcaggtcagtctgggaggtaattaactctttctggccctgtcaccttccaatgagagattatatcacactcataacgtcacatcAGCTTCCCCATGACAACCGGGGCAGCCGTTGAGCGCCAGGCCTTGGCCGGGGTGCACCACTCAAGGGGAGTTCCCATCCTCACTGGCAGTATGAGACACGGGGGGGTGCGGTGGAGCGAGGGGGAGAGAAGCCACCCCTCACCCGTCTCTTGTCGGGCCCAGCTCCCTCCGCTACAACGCCAAGGAGATCACCATGAACCTGAAGCAGGAACCTGACGGAATGCTCAACAAAAACTACCTGGTAGAATGGATCACCCTCGACCTGGAGGCCTTCACAGGTAAAGCACGTCCCTGCCCCCCcgctgggcagagccaggggctggcATGGCGGGGGCCGGTGACCTGGGTAGTTTGCCCGGGGCAGGGCAGTGCCCAGGAGGAGGCGGCTTTATTCTGAGGCTGTCTCCTCATGGGAGGAAACGAGGGGGCTACAGGGGCAGAGAGGTCTCCCCTGGGTGGAGAGGGGCTAGGCTGGGCCCACGGACGTCCCCCTGGTGGAGTAGAGCATGGGCCACTGGGGCACCGAGATACCGGGACCAAAAGGCACGGCAGGGCCAGTCCCATGTCCCAGGGCGCCGGGTGGGGATGTCGGGGGGGTGAGGGCCGGCAGCGGCCCAGCAATGcacctcctccctgcccaccccGCTCCCACAGAGAATGGTGAGTGGGAGATCGTCCACAAACCGGCCCGCAAGAACATCGACAGGAGCGTCTCGCCCGAGAGCAGCAAGTACCAGGACATCACCTTCTACCTCATCATCAAGCGGAAGCCGCTCTTCTACATCATCAACATTGTCTTGCCCTGCATCCTCATCGCCTTCATGGCCATCTTCGTCTTCTACCTGCCAGCCGAAAGTGAGTGCGGGGTCCCCCGTCCCACCCCCAGGGAGTATGGGGTCCCCCATCCAACCTCCATGGAGTACGGggtccccatcccacccccacggAGTGCAGgccttccccatcccacccccacggAGTACGGGGTCCTCACCCCCCAGTGAGTACAGGGTCCCCCATCCCACCCGCAGGTAGTATAGGctcctccatcccacccccagtGAGTACAgggcccccatcccacccccagtgAGTACAgggcccccatcccacccccagtgAGACTCCCACCCCAAGGGAGTACAGGGTCCCCCCCAGTGAGTATGGGGACTACCATCCCACCCCCAGTGAGTGCAGGACCCCCACCCCAAGAGAGTACAGGGTCCCCCCCAGTGAATATGGGGACTACCATCCCACGCCCAGTGAGTGCAGGGCCCCCACCCCAAGGGAGTACAGGGTCCCTCCAACAGTGAGTACACggacccccatcccacccccaactGAGTGCAGGATCCCGACCCCCCCACAGTGAGTACAGGGTCTCCCCCAACCACAAGTACCCAGCCGGGCAGggagagaccccccaccccccaatactGACAGTGAGGATTTGGCGaggccaagccccgccccccccacctgtGCTGGGCCACCTGCCCCCTTTGTGCCTCCGGGTTCAGGTTCCTCCCCAGTGGAGCTGCTGTTCCCTTGACCAAAGCTCCCCCATGAGGTGGCTGGAAACGCCCAGGCCTGGGTTGTGTCAGGAAGGGATCAGAGCTGGCACCCCGGGTGGCATGGGGTTCGTGAGCCGGGGGCAGTTCCTGGGGGGGCTCCCTCTCCTTGGATCCCCTCTTTCCCTAGGGGTCTTcccactgggctggggggggaggggggcagagggggtgttACTCTGAGCTCTGTCTGTTCTCCAGGTGGGGAGAAGATGACTCTGGCTATCTCCGTTCTGCTGGCCCAGTCTGTCTTCCTGCTGCTGATCTCCCAGCGTCTGCCAGCCACCTCCCTCGCCATCCCCCTCATTGGCAAGTGAGTCTCCATGG
This region of Chrysemys picta bellii isolate R12L10 chromosome 9, ASM1138683v2, whole genome shotgun sequence genomic DNA includes:
- the CHRND gene encoding acetylcholine receptor subunit delta isoform X1; the protein is MERPALRLALLWAVALSGGLAVNQEERLVNYLFVEKGYNKELRPVTNKDDSVNVDLGLTLSNLVSLKEADETLTTNVWIDHGSRCPHPVLLHPALHSITVPAEGSWARLCSLASSQSLPARGGEIRSTLGYGRGSSRWVEGPSWTHGFPQSWTDYRLQWNKSEFGGLQILRLPPDMLWLPEIVLENNNDGFFQIAYYCNVLVYNSGFVYWLPPAIFHSACPINVNFFPFDWQNCSLKFSSLRYNAKEITMNLKQEPDGMLNKNYLVEWITLDLEAFTENGEWEIVHKPARKNIDRSVSPESSKYQDITFYLIIKRKPLFYIINIVLPCILIAFMAIFVFYLPAESGEKMTLAISVLLAQSVFLLLISQRLPATSLAIPLIGKYLLFIMLLVTAVVGTCVIVLNIHFRTPSTHVMSSWIKELFLETLPRLLHMSRPAESEPDPRAGLLIRRSSSVGYMAKAEEYFAIKSRSELMFEKQSERHGLASRVTPSRPKPLGMADTQELLYSEVKPAIDGANFIIKHTRDKNDYNEEKDNWNRVARTVDRLCLFLVTPVMILGTLGIFLTGIYNEPPELPFAGDPFDYSMEHRHFV
- the CHRND gene encoding acetylcholine receptor subunit delta isoform X2 gives rise to the protein MERPALRLALLWAVALSGGLAVNQEERLVNYLFVEKGYNKELRPVTNKDDSVNVDLGLTLSNLVSLKEADETLTTNVWIDHSWTDYRLQWNKSEFGGLQILRLPPDMLWLPEIVLENNNDGFFQIAYYCNVLVYNSGFVYWLPPAIFHSACPINVNFFPFDWQNCSLKFSSLRYNAKEITMNLKQEPDGMLNKNYLVEWITLDLEAFTENGEWEIVHKPARKNIDRSVSPESSKYQDITFYLIIKRKPLFYIINIVLPCILIAFMAIFVFYLPAESGEKMTLAISVLLAQSVFLLLISQRLPATSLAIPLIGKYLLFIMLLVTAVVGTCVIVLNIHFRTPSTHVMSSWIKELFLETLPRLLHMSRPAESEPDPRAGLLIRRSSSVGYMAKAEEYFAIKSRSELMFEKQSERHGLASRVTPSRPKPLGMADTQELLYSEVKPAIDGANFIIKHTRDKNDYNEEKDNWNRVARTVDRLCLFLVTPVMILGTLGIFLTGIYNEPPELPFAGDPFDYSMEHRHFV